The following proteins come from a genomic window of Candidatus Leptovillus gracilis:
- the holA gene encoding DNA polymerase III subunit delta: protein MFYIFHGDDTHSQKETLADLMGKLGDPGLLDLNTTRLDGLVSLNNLRQACSVMPFLAKVRLVIVSGLFISKPDKAYLKELAAYLPQLPETTRLVFLEPEALPDSHAIVKLARAEKTGFEKLFTRPEGPQLDRWIRQRVEEKNGRITPHAIHLLATNIGNNLQILDNEIEKLVIYKIDGEINGEDVTILSPYLAEASIFDLVDALGNRNSKKAALLLQQKFQEGADPFFLFSMFVRQFRLLIQVREMVDAGGRPPAISQRLKLHSFVAGKLHQQSAQFSLPQLEQIYRHLLDVDVAVKTGRNDMITALNLFVAALTAP, encoded by the coding sequence ATGTTCTACATCTTCCACGGGGACGATACCCACTCGCAAAAAGAAACGCTGGCCGATTTAATGGGCAAATTAGGCGATCCGGGTCTGTTGGACCTGAACACAACGCGGCTGGATGGCCTGGTTTCGCTGAACAATTTGCGGCAGGCGTGCAGTGTCATGCCCTTTCTGGCAAAAGTCCGGCTGGTGATTGTTTCTGGCCTGTTCATCAGCAAACCAGACAAAGCGTATCTGAAGGAGTTGGCCGCCTACCTGCCCCAACTGCCGGAAACCACCCGGCTGGTTTTCCTGGAACCAGAAGCGCTGCCCGACAGCCATGCTATCGTCAAATTGGCGCGAGCAGAGAAAACCGGTTTTGAAAAACTGTTCACCCGACCAGAAGGCCCGCAGTTAGACCGGTGGATTCGGCAGCGGGTGGAAGAGAAGAACGGCCGTATCACCCCCCACGCCATCCACCTGCTGGCCACCAACATCGGCAACAACCTGCAAATCCTGGACAACGAAATCGAAAAGCTGGTCATCTACAAAATAGATGGCGAAATCAACGGCGAAGACGTAACCATTTTAAGCCCCTATCTGGCCGAAGCCAGCATTTTTGACCTGGTAGACGCCTTGGGCAACCGCAACAGCAAAAAAGCGGCGCTGCTGCTGCAACAAAAATTTCAGGAAGGGGCCGACCCCTTCTTCCTCTTTTCCATGTTCGTGCGTCAGTTCCGGCTGCTCATTCAAGTACGAGAAATGGTAGACGCCGGCGGCCGCCCCCCGGCCATCAGCCAGCGGCTGAAGCTGCACAGTTTTGTGGCCGGCAAACTGCACCAACAAAGCGCGCAGTTCAGCCTGCCACAGCTAGAGCAAATCTACCGCCACCTGCTCGACGTAGACGTAGCCGTCAAAACCGGCCGCAACGACATGATCACCGCCCTCAACCTGTTTGTGGCCGCCCTGACCGCCCCATAA
- a CDS encoding UDP-N-acetylmuramoyl-L-alanyl-D-glutamate--2,6-diaminopimelate ligase — protein MNDLHTPTTTNGRSLKQLLADWATAVHHTHLPQPPAYDGPDVHLTHLTENTNDVAPGACFVARVRATSDGHPYIGQALARGASLILAQRPAAQLDLPIPPDAAYLEVADTAEALAWLAAAWEGFPSRQLVMIGVTGTDGKTTTCSLLHSILQAAGLRAGLLSTLKAVVGEQEEPLAPHVTTPEAPVVQRYLRRMVDAGLTHCILESTSHGLAQRRVTAVDFDIALITNITHEHLDYHGSYEGYFAAKARLFTGLLADDWAIETQNPAKKRVGKTAVLNYDDSSFTRLSAIPVPHHVSYGLNAAADVTAHNISYEADKTWFHLHFNQPLGRLRGETQKAQMDFKVPGFSHLLGEFNLYNILAAVAVARVLQIAPDAIQEGLKKVYGVSGRMERINGGQAFLTIVDFAHTPNSLARSIAAARQMVADHHGRVITVFGSAGKRDVEKRRMMAEISAQQADITILTAEDPRTESLEDILDMMAFGCRSKGGVEGRTFWRLPDRGAAIYFALTLAQKHDVVLICGKGHEQTMCFGITEYPWDDRKAAYAAIKAFLAQEPMPNLGLPTFY, from the coding sequence ATGAATGATTTGCACACTCCCACGACAACCAACGGCCGTTCCCTCAAGCAGCTTTTAGCCGACTGGGCTACGGCCGTTCACCACACCCATCTGCCCCAACCACCGGCCTACGACGGACCCGACGTACACCTGACCCACCTCACCGAAAACACCAACGACGTCGCGCCGGGAGCCTGTTTTGTGGCGCGGGTGCGGGCCACCAGCGACGGCCACCCTTATATCGGGCAGGCGTTGGCGCGGGGAGCCAGCCTCATTCTGGCGCAGCGCCCCGCGGCGCAGCTAGACCTGCCCATTCCGCCAGACGCGGCTTATCTGGAAGTGGCCGACACGGCCGAAGCGCTGGCCTGGCTGGCCGCCGCCTGGGAAGGCTTTCCCAGCCGCCAACTGGTGATGATCGGCGTCACCGGCACAGACGGCAAGACGACGACGTGCAGCCTGCTGCACAGCATCTTACAAGCCGCCGGGCTGCGCGCCGGGCTGCTGAGTACGCTTAAGGCGGTGGTCGGCGAACAAGAGGAGCCATTGGCTCCCCACGTCACCACACCGGAAGCGCCAGTGGTGCAGCGTTATCTGCGCCGCATGGTAGACGCCGGTTTAACCCACTGCATTCTGGAATCCACATCGCATGGTCTGGCGCAGCGCCGGGTGACGGCCGTAGATTTCGACATCGCCCTCATCACCAACATCACCCACGAACACCTGGACTACCACGGCAGCTACGAGGGGTATTTTGCCGCCAAAGCCCGCCTGTTTACCGGTCTGCTGGCCGACGACTGGGCCATTGAAACGCAGAATCCGGCCAAGAAGCGGGTGGGGAAAACGGCCGTACTCAACTACGACGACAGCTCCTTCACCCGTCTGTCGGCCATTCCTGTGCCCCATCACGTCAGCTACGGCCTGAATGCCGCAGCGGACGTGACCGCCCACAACATCAGCTACGAAGCAGACAAAACGTGGTTCCATCTCCACTTCAATCAGCCGTTAGGCCGACTGCGCGGCGAAACCCAAAAAGCGCAGATGGACTTTAAGGTCCCCGGATTTTCCCACTTGTTGGGCGAATTTAACCTGTACAATATACTGGCGGCCGTCGCCGTCGCCCGTGTGCTGCAAATTGCGCCCGACGCCATCCAGGAAGGATTAAAAAAAGTATACGGCGTCAGCGGCCGGATGGAGCGCATCAACGGTGGGCAGGCTTTTTTAACCATCGTGGACTTTGCCCACACGCCCAACTCGCTGGCCCGGTCTATCGCCGCCGCGCGGCAAATGGTGGCCGACCATCACGGCCGTGTCATCACCGTGTTTGGCAGCGCCGGCAAACGAGACGTGGAAAAGCGGCGCATGATGGCTGAAATTTCAGCCCAACAGGCCGATATAACGATCCTAACGGCCGAAGACCCACGCACCGAATCGCTGGAAGACATCTTAGACATGATGGCTTTTGGCTGTCGCAGCAAAGGCGGCGTGGAAGGCCGGACCTTCTGGCGGCTGCCGGATCGCGGCGCGGCTATTTATTTTGCGCTGACACTGGCGCAAAAACATGACGTGGTCCTCATTTGCGGCAAAGGCCACGAGCAAACAATGTGCTTTGGCATCACCGAATATCCCTGGGATGACCGTAAAGCGGCTTATGCGGCCATCAAAGCCTTTTTGGCCCAAGAACCCATGCCCAACCTGGGTTTACCCACTTTTTATTGA
- a CDS encoding gamma-glutamyltransferase — protein sequence MPGVISAGGPETAAAGAAILQQGGNAVDAAIAAAFASFIAEVGVVHLGGSGIAHIFDPQNGRSLVYDFFSTTPGVDTPGVSTSGLDGRPPTSMDFQAVTIDFGATTQSFHLGRASVAVPGNIAGLCMLASNHGRLPLSTLLQPAIQLAENGTAIAPFQADTCALLAPLYTHTAGMRDIFAANGRIIQPGERLFIPHLADTLRALAVEGADYARHGRLAQAILADQQQHGGLLTAADLAGYEVRQLPSIRLPYREFELLLPPPSSTGGVLTAFTMKLLAGFSVRTMRHGSAAHLQLLYEVMAAASRARAHWERDSETLPVREALARFLSDEYVAGYHAEVEAALYDKTPSSGPTEPKSANNTSHLSVIDGDGLAVGLTTTAGESAGFVVPETGYIPNNMLGEEDLHPQGFHTRPAGQRLPTMMTPTIVLKDGQTRLVLGSGGSVRIRSAILQVLSNLLDFRLPLHDAVNTARVHIENGVLQCEQGYDETAVAELESMGYAVNRWPTRSIYFGGAHSVSRTADGRLVAAGDDRRGGATAVG from the coding sequence ATGCCCGGAGTCATTTCTGCTGGTGGGCCGGAAACGGCCGCTGCCGGAGCCGCCATCCTCCAACAAGGGGGCAACGCTGTAGACGCAGCCATCGCCGCTGCCTTTGCCTCGTTCATCGCTGAAGTGGGTGTGGTCCACCTGGGCGGCAGCGGCATCGCCCATATTTTCGACCCGCAAAACGGCCGTTCCCTCGTCTACGATTTCTTTTCCACCACCCCAGGGGTGGACACCCCAGGGGTGTCCACCTCTGGGCTAGACGGCCGTCCACCCACCAGCATGGACTTCCAGGCTGTTACCATTGATTTTGGGGCTACCACCCAGAGCTTCCACCTGGGGCGCGCCTCCGTCGCCGTACCGGGCAACATTGCCGGGTTGTGTATGTTAGCCAGTAATCACGGCCGTCTCCCCCTGTCCACCCTGCTGCAACCGGCCATCCAACTGGCCGAAAACGGCACAGCCATCGCCCCATTCCAGGCCGATACCTGCGCCCTGTTGGCACCGCTGTATACCCATACCGCCGGGATGCGTGACATTTTTGCGGCCAACGGCCGTATCATCCAACCTGGTGAACGGCTCTTCATCCCCCACCTGGCCGACACCTTACGGGCGCTGGCCGTTGAAGGAGCCGATTATGCGCGGCACGGCCGTCTGGCCCAGGCCATCCTGGCCGACCAGCAGCAGCATGGCGGCCTGCTCACCGCCGCCGACCTGGCCGGCTACGAGGTGCGCCAACTACCTTCCATCCGCCTGCCCTACCGCGAGTTTGAACTGCTGCTGCCGCCGCCCAGTTCCACCGGCGGCGTCCTCACCGCCTTCACCATGAAGCTGCTCGCCGGTTTCAGCGTGCGCACCATGCGTCACGGTTCCGCTGCCCACCTTCAATTGTTATACGAAGTGATGGCGGCGGCCAGCCGCGCCCGCGCCCACTGGGAGCGCGACAGCGAAACGCTGCCGGTCCGCGAAGCGTTAGCCCGCTTCCTCAGCGATGAGTATGTGGCAGGTTATCACGCCGAAGTGGAAGCCGCCCTGTACGACAAAACCCCCTCCAGCGGACCAACCGAGCCAAAAAGCGCCAACAACACCAGTCACCTCAGCGTCATTGATGGCGACGGGTTAGCCGTTGGCCTGACGACGACGGCCGGGGAATCGGCCGGATTCGTCGTCCCTGAAACCGGCTACATCCCCAACAACATGTTGGGCGAGGAAGATTTGCACCCGCAAGGCTTCCACACCCGCCCCGCCGGGCAGCGCCTGCCCACCATGATGACGCCGACCATCGTCCTGAAAGATGGGCAGACGCGATTGGTGCTGGGCAGCGGCGGCAGCGTGCGCATCCGCAGCGCCATTTTGCAAGTCCTCAGCAACCTGCTCGACTTTCGCCTGCCGCTGCACGACGCCGTGAACACCGCCCGCGTCCACATCGAAAACGGCGTGCTGCAATGTGAACAGGGGTATGACGAGACGGCCGTCGCCGAACTGGAATCAATGGGCTACGCTGTCAACCGCTGGCCGACACGCAGCATCTACTTTGGCGGCGCGCACAGCGTCTCGCGCACGGCGGACGGCCGTCTGGTGGCCGCCGGTGATGATAGACGGGGTGGGGCAACGGCCGTTGGGTAA
- a CDS encoding class I SAM-dependent methyltransferase codes for MEPSEYQTMFTVEDRHWWYVGMQQISLALLHQYYGPLDGRFVLDAGCGTGAAMRYLEPFGRVTGCDYSPLALAFCRQRGLVRLYQGSVRELPFGDGRFDLITSFDVLYHRSVGDYYTPLAEFHRVLKPGGRLFLRLPAYNWLRAHHDQVIHTAHRFTTQDLRRAFQKTGFLPEKLTYANTLLFPLALFSRLAERLRPPQGETSDVKPNPPWLDNLLVRFLRAEARWLVRHNLPYGLTVIAIGRKPEAKDPSGPDGT; via the coding sequence ATGGAACCGAGCGAATACCAAACCATGTTTACCGTAGAAGATCGTCATTGGTGGTACGTAGGGATGCAGCAAATTAGCCTCGCCTTGCTGCATCAGTATTATGGGCCGTTAGACGGCCGTTTTGTTCTGGATGCCGGCTGTGGTACAGGGGCAGCTATGCGTTATCTGGAACCTTTTGGCCGGGTAACGGGCTGCGACTACTCGCCGCTGGCTCTGGCTTTTTGCCGCCAGCGCGGACTGGTGCGCCTGTACCAGGGGAGTGTGCGTGAACTGCCGTTTGGCGACGGCCGTTTTGACCTCATCACCTCCTTCGACGTCCTCTATCACCGCAGCGTTGGCGACTATTACACCCCTCTGGCTGAATTTCACCGCGTCCTCAAACCCGGCGGCCGGCTTTTCCTGCGCCTGCCCGCCTACAACTGGCTGCGCGCCCACCACGACCAGGTCATTCATACCGCCCACCGTTTCACCACCCAGGATTTGCGCCGCGCCTTCCAAAAAACTGGCTTCTTGCCCGAAAAACTCACCTACGCCAACACCCTGCTCTTTCCTCTGGCTTTGTTCAGCCGTCTGGCCGAACGGCTGCGCCCACCTCAGGGAGAAACATCCGATGTGAAGCCCAATCCTCCCTGGCTAGACAACTTGTTGGTGCGCTTTTTACGCGCCGAAGCGCGTTGGCTTGTCCGCCACAACTTGCCTTATGGCCTTACCGTCATTGCCATCGGCCGTAAACCAGAAGCCAAAGACCCATCAGGCCCGGATGGAACCTGA
- a CDS encoding glycosyltransferase family 2 protein → MKSDMSISAFFPAYNDAGTIPSMVITVLLTLREITDDYEVIVINDGSKDHTGPLLDELARIYPNEVRIVHHPQNKGYGGALRSGFAQAGKQWIFYTDGDAQYDPRELKNLVALVSDEVDFINGWKIERNDPLHRILIGRLYQHTIKLLFSLKLKDVDCDFRLMRRAVFDKVHLEADSGVICVELMKKVQDAGFRLTETPVHHYHRAYGKSQFFNLRRLLHVARDLAGLWVRLVLRKDSHAPDGER, encoded by the coding sequence ATGAAATCTGACATGAGCATCTCGGCCTTCTTCCCGGCCTACAACGACGCCGGAACCATCCCCAGTATGGTCATCACCGTGCTGCTTACCCTGCGCGAAATCACCGACGATTATGAGGTCATTGTGATCAACGATGGCAGCAAAGATCATACCGGCCCGCTGCTGGATGAACTGGCGCGTATCTATCCCAATGAGGTAAGGATCGTCCATCATCCGCAAAACAAAGGGTATGGCGGTGCATTGCGCTCCGGCTTTGCCCAGGCGGGCAAACAATGGATTTTTTACACCGATGGCGATGCCCAGTATGATCCCCGTGAACTAAAAAATCTGGTCGCGCTGGTTTCTGACGAGGTGGATTTTATCAATGGCTGGAAGATTGAACGCAACGACCCGCTGCATCGCATTCTCATCGGTCGCCTTTACCAGCATACGATTAAGCTGCTCTTTAGCCTGAAACTGAAAGACGTAGATTGCGACTTTCGCCTGATGCGCCGCGCTGTGTTCGACAAAGTGCATCTGGAAGCCGACAGCGGCGTTATCTGTGTGGAATTAATGAAGAAGGTGCAAGACGCCGGATTTCGTTTGACAGAGACGCCTGTGCATCATTATCATCGCGCCTACGGCAAATCGCAGTTTTTTAACCTTCGTCGTCTACTGCATGTAGCCCGCGACCTGGCCGGGTTATGGGTGCGCCTGGTGCTGCGCAAAGACAGCCACGCGCCTGACGGTGAACGTTGA
- a CDS encoding glycosyltransferase family 39 protein produces the protein MSVRRAHLIPLLLWSLVCALFFASLLRGTTHLPDGDFLGQFHAEAVYQGRALLGDDAGGQGLLWSPASYGGFPFAADPQTAVFYPPRWLTLLLFQPWDFPVYALQLEAIAHIWLAGVFTYLLAYDMTRRCSAASLAALAFGLGGYLTAYPMLQLAVLESVIWLPLVLWLLRRATAVSRPVPWLVAAGVGLGLSALAGHPQTFLHVSYAAAAYFLFLAVRAGWSWCTLGKLGAVVMGTALGTAGAALLPTLHYMFYTTRRSVSYQFTASGLPLEDYVQLMLPGLRSHWVPEYSGVAALLLVLVAWYGRRARSTTAPQTAEITFWAGMALVAGWLALGDNGILFQAAYGLLPGFRLFQQQERLLSLVSLSVALLAALGTAVWLQADSPSRRRLLWQSSLTTAVFLLAAGLYALADPHISARPWPILWGRQVVLLGISALLLGAHLVAAQRSPARGRAILLLLIPLLAADLFVNTAGSVDRRPGSPAAFWPQTAWMQQLRAELPPLARIDSQNLLHANLGAVYNLEDVGGISPLKPLWLGTLGTLPRERFWQLLGVTHVLSHEAPTANAEAIAPIRQHIYPERRIEAQVWRLPPPLPRAWLSYRPVVVDGEAAASQTLADPAFNPAEQVVLHEAIPDLTGIQPPERPPMVAASRLGRGTLRLDVATETAAILVLSEWRYPGWRAWVNGQPADLFPADYAFLGLRLPAGRHQVDVAFRPWDVPVGMALSLLTLITAVLLAWRWQPEVVITGPPNRTPPLTRSPRRIVEATQLVAVGRRLFAHSLPVLMLLIWLAFGLRLHTLGSQELRGDEAYGYPFLRLPLVEMLRAIAALGEEHPPLHYIMLNGWIRLVGDSEFAMRFLAVIPGVLLLPLLWQLGRRWHGRSLGLLLAVIAAVSQSLVWLGQDVRNQYVMVIFFGSLATWLFQRALERPRRAAWAWYALACALTIYSHYYGIFVLLAHGLALLVLPAYRRHLLAYGLSGLAAALLFAPWLLVTFSGWVVQLTNPSQIELAPYLQRVGRELVTGPAFPPGPGRWLFLAALLLSFWGWRAIWARDRVTAVILGAWLWGALGGVFLVLLRRSIFNAYYVSPAAPAWWALVGLGILSLWQGRSRWAKGLAVGSALALLLAAGWSLGNYYGRPTEYGRTQGYRSLAAHVMRQQMDNDLFVANFPDPALVYYLRHLDVPYLMQPADVGAPPEAVEQSLAELAGQHDRLWFVPEAGDEWDRTAVVHRWLDYHTLIEASSSFQQLTLTAYRPAHAVDEVMVPVGLPVGDWAELEGYYITVGGAPHTALRPGAEVAVTLIWRALAPAPADYTMFVHLLDADGRLIAQHDGAPLFGTRPTTTWLPGERLLDRHTLTVPETAVVDVAQLWTGLYDSQSLERLPWGDGQDALPLPGPMYPPEAEQR, from the coding sequence ATGTCTGTACGTCGCGCACACCTTATCCCGCTGCTGCTGTGGAGCCTTGTCTGCGCGCTTTTTTTTGCTTCTCTGCTGCGGGGCACAACCCATTTGCCTGATGGCGATTTCCTCGGTCAGTTCCATGCGGAGGCTGTTTATCAGGGGCGGGCGCTTTTGGGCGACGATGCCGGTGGACAAGGGCTGCTTTGGTCACCGGCCAGTTATGGCGGTTTTCCCTTCGCCGCTGATCCGCAAACGGCCGTGTTTTATCCCCCGCGCTGGCTTACCCTCCTGCTCTTCCAGCCCTGGGACTTCCCCGTTTACGCTTTGCAGTTGGAGGCCATCGCCCATATCTGGCTGGCCGGGGTTTTCACCTACTTGCTGGCCTATGACATGACCAGGCGGTGCAGCGCCGCCAGCCTGGCCGCCCTGGCTTTTGGTCTAGGCGGCTACCTGACGGCTTACCCCATGCTGCAGCTGGCCGTCTTGGAGAGCGTTATCTGGCTACCGCTCGTCCTCTGGCTGCTGCGTCGGGCTACGGCCGTCAGCCGGCCGGTTCCCTGGTTGGTGGCCGCCGGTGTTGGCCTGGGCCTCAGCGCTCTGGCCGGTCATCCCCAAACTTTCTTGCATGTTAGTTACGCGGCGGCGGCCTATTTCCTGTTTCTGGCTGTGCGCGCCGGCTGGTCCTGGTGCACGTTGGGCAAATTGGGCGCTGTGGTGATGGGCACAGCCCTGGGCACGGCCGGCGCGGCCCTGCTGCCTACGCTGCACTACATGTTCTACACCACCCGGCGCAGCGTCAGCTATCAGTTCACCGCCAGCGGCCTGCCGCTGGAAGATTATGTCCAACTGATGCTGCCCGGTTTGCGTTCGCATTGGGTTCCTGAATACAGCGGCGTGGCCGCCCTGCTGCTGGTTTTGGTGGCCTGGTACGGCCGTCGCGCCCGTAGCACCACCGCCCCACAAACGGCCGAAATCACCTTTTGGGCGGGCATGGCGCTGGTGGCCGGTTGGCTGGCTTTGGGCGATAACGGCATCCTCTTTCAAGCAGCCTATGGCCTGCTGCCTGGTTTCCGCCTCTTTCAACAGCAAGAACGGCTGCTCAGTCTGGTGAGCCTGAGCGTGGCCTTATTGGCGGCGTTGGGCACGGCCGTCTGGCTGCAAGCCGATTCGCCTTCGCGCCGCCGGTTGTTGTGGCAGAGCAGTCTGACGACGGCCGTATTCCTGCTGGCGGCCGGCCTGTATGCCCTGGCCGATCCCCACATCAGCGCCCGGCCGTGGCCGATATTGTGGGGGCGACAGGTTGTTTTGTTAGGTATCAGCGCCTTGTTGTTGGGCGCACATCTGGTGGCTGCCCAACGCTCTCCGGCCCGTGGTCGGGCCATCCTGCTGCTGCTTATCCCCCTGTTGGCGGCCGATTTGTTCGTGAACACGGCCGGCAGCGTAGACCGTCGTCCCGGCTCCCCGGCCGCTTTTTGGCCCCAGACAGCCTGGATGCAGCAGCTTCGCGCCGAACTGCCGCCTCTGGCGCGCATAGATTCGCAGAATCTGCTGCACGCCAATTTGGGCGCAGTTTACAACCTGGAAGATGTTGGCGGTATCAGCCCGCTAAAACCGCTCTGGCTGGGTACTCTGGGAACATTACCCCGTGAACGCTTTTGGCAGCTTCTGGGCGTAACGCATGTTCTGAGCCATGAAGCGCCAACAGCCAACGCGGAAGCCATAGCTCCGATTCGCCAACATATCTACCCGGAGCGGCGCATCGAAGCGCAGGTGTGGAGACTGCCGCCGCCGCTGCCCCGCGCCTGGCTCAGTTATCGGCCGGTGGTGGTGGATGGTGAGGCGGCCGCCAGCCAAACCCTGGCGGACCCTGCGTTTAACCCGGCCGAACAGGTGGTGCTGCATGAAGCGATCCCCGACCTGACCGGCATTCAGCCGCCGGAACGGCCGCCGATGGTGGCGGCCAGCCGCCTGGGGCGCGGCACGCTGCGCCTGGATGTGGCAACGGAGACGGCGGCCATTCTGGTGTTGAGCGAATGGCGCTATCCTGGCTGGCGCGCCTGGGTAAATGGGCAGCCGGCCGATTTGTTTCCGGCTGATTATGCCTTTTTAGGGCTGCGGCTGCCGGCTGGTCGTCATCAGGTAGATGTGGCGTTTCGGCCGTGGGATGTGCCGGTGGGCATGGCGCTGAGTCTGTTGACGCTGATTACGGCCGTGTTGTTGGCCTGGCGTTGGCAGCCGGAAGTAGTCATCACCGGTCCGCCAAATCGTACCCCCCCATTGACCCGCAGTCCGCGGCGCATAGTTGAGGCCACCCAGCTTGTTGCTGTTGGTCGGCGGTTGTTTGCCCACAGCTTGCCCGTCCTCATGCTGCTTATCTGGCTGGCGTTTGGTTTGCGGCTGCACACTTTGGGCAGCCAGGAGCTGCGTGGCGACGAGGCGTATGGCTACCCCTTCCTGCGTTTGCCGCTGGTGGAGATGCTGCGGGCCATTGCCGCCCTGGGCGAGGAACATCCGCCGCTGCATTACATCATGTTGAATGGCTGGATTCGGTTGGTGGGCGACAGCGAGTTTGCCATGCGCTTCCTGGCGGTGATTCCGGGGGTGCTGCTGCTGCCGCTGTTGTGGCAGTTGGGGCGGCGCTGGCACGGCCGTTCCCTGGGCCTGCTGCTGGCTGTTATTGCCGCTGTGTCGCAGTCGCTGGTCTGGTTGGGGCAGGATGTGCGCAACCAGTATGTGATGGTTATCTTCTTTGGCTCGCTGGCAACCTGGTTGTTCCAGCGCGCCCTGGAACGCCCACGCCGGGCAGCCTGGGCCTGGTATGCTCTGGCCTGCGCCCTGACCATTTACAGCCATTATTACGGCATTTTTGTGCTGCTGGCGCATGGCCTGGCTTTGCTGGTTTTGCCTGCCTACCGCCGCCATCTCCTGGCCTATGGTTTGTCTGGGTTGGCGGCGGCGCTGCTGTTTGCCCCCTGGCTGCTGGTGACATTTTCTGGCTGGGTGGTGCAGCTTACCAATCCCAGTCAGATTGAGTTAGCGCCTTATTTGCAGCGTGTCGGGCGGGAATTAGTCACCGGGCCGGCCTTCCCGCCAGGGCCGGGGCGCTGGCTTTTTCTGGCGGCGCTGCTGCTGAGTTTTTGGGGCTGGCGGGCAATCTGGGCGCGGGACCGGGTAACGGCCGTTATCCTGGGCGCCTGGTTGTGGGGGGCGCTAGGCGGCGTTTTTTTGGTGCTGCTGCGCCGCAGTATTTTCAACGCTTATTATGTCAGCCCGGCCGCCCCGGCCTGGTGGGCGTTGGTGGGGCTGGGCATCCTCAGCTTGTGGCAGGGGCGCAGCCGTTGGGCGAAAGGGCTGGCCGTAGGCAGTGCCCTGGCTCTCCTCCTGGCCGCCGGGTGGAGCCTGGGCAATTATTACGGCCGTCCTACGGAATACGGCCGTACCCAGGGCTATCGCAGCCTGGCGGCCCATGTGATGCGCCAGCAGATGGACAACGATCTCTTCGTGGCAAATTTCCCCGACCCAGCCCTGGTTTATTATTTGCGTCACCTGGACGTGCCCTATCTCATGCAGCCGGCCGATGTAGGGGCGCCGCCGGAGGCTGTTGAACAGAGTCTGGCCGAGCTGGCCGGGCAGCACGACCGCCTCTGGTTTGTGCCGGAAGCTGGCGACGAATGGGACCGCACGGCCGTTGTTCACCGCTGGTTGGATTACCACACGCTGATAGAAGCCTCCTCCTCGTTTCAGCAGTTGACCCTGACAGCTTATCGTCCGGCTCATGCCGTAGATGAAGTGATGGTCCCGGTTGGCCTGCCGGTGGGCGATTGGGCAGAATTGGAGGGGTATTACATCACAGTAGGCGGCGCGCCGCACACCGCGCTGCGCCCTGGGGCGGAGGTGGCCGTGACCCTGATCTGGCGCGCGCTGGCCCCGGCCCCGGCCGATTACACCATGTTTGTCCATCTGCTAGACGCCGACGGCCGTCTGATTGCCCAACATGATGGCGCACCGCTGTTTGGCACGCGCCCCACCACCACCTGGCTGCCCGGCGAACGGCTGCTGGACCGGCACACGTTGACCGTCCCAGAAACGGCGGTTGTAGATGTCGCGCAGTTGTGGACCGGTTTGTATGATTCGCAGAGTCTAGAGCGATTGCCCTGGGGTGATGGGCAGGATGCGCTGCCGCTGCCGGGGCCGATGTATCCACCAGAGGCGGAGCAGCGTTAA
- a CDS encoding DUF1992 domain-containing protein, protein MSDERRETPEELQAQQEERERLIEHRLRLRFDRDNLIDDLIEDGRQQGLFDNLPGKGKPLDLNQNHYAGSQQLANSLLKDNQMSPAWLMQRNALQEKIQNFRQKLGRVWQRYEREYHYAQDDGIRSGLIIGWDNEVRKLEAEAVELNKAVESYNLKRPLENLEIYKLRLDEEISRAGARRYLRDMSGL, encoded by the coding sequence ATGAGCGACGAACGTCGGGAAACGCCGGAGGAATTGCAGGCCCAACAAGAAGAACGGGAGCGATTGATTGAGCATCGTTTGCGGCTGCGCTTCGACCGCGATAATTTGATTGACGATTTGATCGAAGACGGCCGTCAACAAGGTCTTTTCGACAACCTGCCGGGCAAAGGCAAACCGTTGGATCTGAACCAAAACCATTACGCCGGCAGCCAGCAATTGGCGAACAGCCTGCTCAAAGATAATCAGATGTCCCCTGCCTGGCTGATGCAGCGCAATGCCTTGCAGGAGAAAATTCAGAACTTTCGGCAAAAATTGGGGCGGGTCTGGCAGCGTTATGAACGCGAATACCACTACGCTCAGGACGACGGCATCCGCAGTGGGTTAATCATCGGCTGGGACAATGAAGTACGGAAACTCGAAGCGGAAGCGGTGGAGCTAAACAAAGCAGTGGAGAGCTATAATTTGAAACGGCCGTTAGAAAATCTAGAAATCTACAAACTGCGGCTGGACGAAGAAATCAGCCGCGCCGGGGCGCGCCGCTACCTGCGGGATATGTCTGGTTTGTGA